A genomic region of Miscanthus floridulus cultivar M001 chromosome 3, ASM1932011v1, whole genome shotgun sequence contains the following coding sequences:
- the LOC136542865 gene encoding uncharacterized protein, with product MSHAGPTSPSPAAALYVQPSDVTLVKDFLRPWVTSGDTKVGGAGAFVHAADLYSADPEELARRFQPAVSMDGDCTWYFLSPLRTKSPRDRRKVRAVADGTGCWHSEAAPKNVVDHLDGGRHIGYRQSFSFMRRGDAGVDVRAGWIMAEFHFHHQGLGRKVEGLVLCKMYRSPRNHGPSVAPDGDDAVRSGVSLSAETTFYCRKSNAIDDEDSNAVTAGRQRHSNNSNGTATTTAMTVPLLTEKAAGDDEVSGMTTGVAPCPKNKAVVADDDDLLESPPAHKKMRVAVANAESSGAVLVLKETTAGTPAATAQLHCPQCGFHLAALQALVTLTKSKSGVPRGDAGNSEIPRRQRRTPTHGTLEQKVQLKN from the coding sequence ATGTCCCACGCCGGCCCGACGTCGCCGTCGCCGGCTGCGGCGTTGTACGTGCAGCCATCCGACGTAACTCTCGTGAAGGACTTCCTGCGGCCCTGGGTGACTTCGGGCGACACCAAGGTGGGCGGCGCCGGCGCGTTCGTGCACGCGGCGGACCTGTACTCCGCGGACCCCGAGGAGCTGGCGCGGAGATTCCAGCCGGCCGTCTCCATGGACGGCGACTGCACATGGTACTTCCTTAGTCCGCTGCGCACCAAGAGCCCTCGCGATCGGCGCAAGGTGCGCGCGGTCGCGGATGGCACGGGATGCTGGCACAGCGAGGCCGCGCCCAAGAATGTCGTTGACCACCTCGACGGCGGACGTCACATCGGGTACCGCCAGAGTTTTTCGTTCATGCGGAGGGGTGACGCTGGTGTGGACGTGCGAGCTGGCTGGATAATGGCCGAGTTCCACTTCCACCACCAGGGTCTCGGGAGGAAGGTTGAGGGCCTCGTGCTGTGTAAGATGTACCGGAGCCCGCGCAACCATGGTCCTTCGGTGGCGCCCGACGGTGACGACGCTGTGCGCTCCGGCGTGTCTCTGTCCGCGGAAACAACGTTTTATTGCCGGAAGAGCAATGCGATCGACGACGAGGACTCCAACGCCGTGACGGCAGGACGGCAACGGCATAGCAATAACTCGAACGGCACGGCCACTACCACAGCGATGACAGTGCCTCTTCTCACGGAGAAGGCGGCAGGCGACGACGAGGTCTCTGGCATGACCACGGGCGTGGCGCCCTGCCCGAAGAATAAGGCGGTGGTGGCGGATGACGACGACTTGTTGGAGTCGCCGCCTGCACACAAGAAGATGAGGGTGGCGGTGGCCAACGCCGAGAGCTCTGGCGCAGTGTTGGTGCTCAAGGAGACAACCGCGGGCACCCCAGCTGCGACGGCCCAGCTGCACTGCCCCCAGTGTGGGTTCCACCTCGCCGCTCTGCAGGCGCTCGTGACCCTAACCAAATCCAAGTCGGGTGTGCCCCGGGGAGATGCAGGAAATTCAGAGATCCCAAGGAGACAAAGAAGAACACCAACCCATGGGACACTAGAACAGAAGGTTCAGTTGAAAAACTAG
- the LOC136541279 gene encoding putative disease resistance protein RGA3 has translation MDILLSAVLGELTTRSINFFVSKFSEQSPLDVEDRLCRLLLRAQVIVDEAMGRRVTNQAMLLQMELLRDAMQRGYYRLDTVRSQCHEQETNDDKVVRHSLSFSTVCYLKGLCFSSRNKLVIEQLHGTLDDLISVIHDLEEFVVFLTTYPRLYCQPYSMHLELANCMFGRQMEAGLVLDFLLRPQVLGAELDVMPIVGPAHVGKSTLVTHVCNVERVRAHFLEIMSFHIQGFKDGELASFRDECELKHKNCTSESNLDGRSLVVIELIGDLSEDAWCRFYSASKLYVPRGSKIIVTSRFDNIVKFGTTRALTLNYLSHEAYWYFFKTLTFGSMDPKSHPRLTHLAMEIARSQRRCHIGANMIAHLLRDNFNARFWSNVLAFVRGSRSRSAVSTLFRTGCSQNKIPRCTMWKCEASWEI, from the exons ATGGATATTCTCCTTTCTGCAGTCCTTGGTGAGCTCACCACTAGGTCCATAAATTTCTTTGTCAGCAAATTTTCCGAGCAGTCGCCGCTGGACGTGGAGGATCGCCTCTGCAGGTTACTGCTCCGGGCACAAGTCATCGTCGACGAGGCCATGGGGCGGCGCGTCACAAACCAAGCTATGCTTCTACAGATGGAATTGCTGAGAGACGCCATGCAGCGAGGTTATTACAGGCTCGACACTGTCAGGTCCCAATGTCATGAGCAAGAAACAAATGATGATAAGGTTGTCAGACACTCTTTGTCTTTCTCCACGGTATGTTATCTAAAAGGTCTGTGTTTCTCCAGCAGAAACAAACTGGTTATTGAACAGCTGCATGGTACACTTGATGATTTGATCTCCGTGATCCATGACCTTGAAGAGTTTGTTGTGTTCTTGACAACCTACCCTCGCTTGTACTGCCAGCCTTATAGCATGCATCTTGAGCTGGCGAACTGCATGTTTGGCCGCCAAATGGAAGCAGGACTTGTTCTCGACTTCTTGTTGCGCCCACAAGTTCTTGGTGCTGAGTTGGATGTCATGCCGATTGTTGGACCAGCGCATGTAGGCAAAAGCACCCTTGTCACTCATGTTTGCAATGTTGAACGGGTACGTGCACATTTCTTAGAAATTATGTCCTTCCACATCCAAGGTTTTAAAGATGGTGAGCTAGCGTCTTTCAGAGATGAATGTGAACTGAAACATAAAAACTGTACGTCTGAATCGAATTTGGATGGAAGATCGCTAGTCGTTATTGAGTTAATTGGGGATTTAAGTGAAGATGCATGGTGTAGGTTTTATTCTGCTTCTAAACTGTATGTGCCAAGAGGTAGTAAAATCATAGTTACAAGCCGGTTTGACAATATTGTAAAGTTTGGAACAACAAGGGCTCTAACTCTGAATTATCTCTCCCATGAGGCGTACTGGTATTTCTTCAAGACCCTTACGTTCGGAAGCATGGATCCTAAGTCGCACCCAAGGCTCACGCACCTGGCCATGGAGATAGCTAGGTCGCAGAGAAGGTGCCACATTGGTGCAAACATGATTGCTCATCTTTTGAGGGATAACTTCAACGCCCGCTTTTGGTCTAACGTTCTCGCTTTTGTGAGGGGGTCTCGTTCCAGATCCG CGGTGTCAACGCTCTTCAGAACAGGATGTTCCCAAAATAAAATTCCAAGATGTACTATGTGGAAATGTGAAGCCTCATGGGAAATTTGA
- the LOC136541282 gene encoding uncharacterized protein: MAAPAAALMEMDELVEEFLLRLPPDDPASLVRAALVCKLWRRILAGRGFRRRFRDFHRMPVPVVVRAGLTPRPHPQRPSLGWQRDGRLGPHHGREAAAVLCASSWNSSCDHIDCDGRHFLVVFISSSPHHGVYSLCLLVGGWLLGADSLCCAAPC, translated from the coding sequence atggcggcgccggcggcggcgctgaTGGAGATGGACGAGCTCGTCGAAGAGTTCCTCCTCCGCCTCCCACCGGACGACCCCGCGAGCCTCGTCCGCGCCGCCCTCGTCTGCAAGCTGTGGCGCCGCATCCTCGCCGGCCGTGGCTTCCGCCGCCGGTTCCGCGACTTCCATCGAATGCCGGTTCCGGTTGTGGTACGTGCAGGACTCACACCACGGCCGCATCCTCAACGTCCATCCCTTGGATGGCAGCGAGATGGACGTCTGGGACCCCATCACGGGAGAGAAGCTGCAGCTGTGCTCTGCGCCTCCAGCTGGAACAGCTCCTGCGACCACATCGACTGCGACGGCAGGCACTTCCTCGTTGTTTTCATAAGCTCCTCCCCACATCATGGGGTATATAGTCTATGTCTACTCGTCGGAGGCTGGCTTCTGGGCGCTGACAGCCTCTGCTGCGCAGCACCCTGTTGA